One window of the Tachypleus tridentatus isolate NWPU-2018 chromosome 10, ASM421037v1, whole genome shotgun sequence genome contains the following:
- the LOC143229762 gene encoding L-cystatin-like, with the protein MERYGLFFCVVIAALIDVSVGQPGSWVNASVTDKEVIKAAKFAAEKLNSEFDTIYHHRLMTIHRAETQVVSGVNYRVHIEFVPTTCKKSEVPFEEVEKCPAAVNGVNRFCKAVVWIQTWIPSTQLTEYECYRKS; encoded by the exons ATGGAGAGATACGGCTTATTCTTCTGTGTAGTCATTGCTGCTTTGATTGACGTTTCTGTTGGCCAACCTGGATCGTGGGTAAATGCAAGTGTCACAGATAAAGAAGTTATAAAAGCAGCAAAATTTGCAGCAGAAAAACTGAATTCGGAATTCGATACTATTTACCACCACAGATTAATGACGATTCATAGAGCTGAAACACAG GTGGTGAGTGGTGTGAACTACCGTGTGCATATCGAATTTGTTCCTACAACTTGCAAGAAAAGCGAAGTGCCCTTTGAAGAAGTAGAAAAATGTCCAGCTGCTGTAAATGGG GTGAACAGATTTTGCAAAGCAGTTGTTTGGATTCAGACATGGATTCCAAGTACTCAATTAACAGAGTATGAGTGTTATCGCAAGTCATAG
- the LOC143229763 gene encoding L-cystatin-like yields the protein MAGHRIFVCVGFLLLIGVSCIGKILGGWEDVDVEDENVKNAAVFAVEKLNTQSNGLYHQKLAGIHKAQRQLVSGWKFKLVLEVGTTSCKKNEVTFDNVKHCEINENELKQFCNVVVWVQLWNSHFELKEFECNEKISKPL from the exons atggcTGGCCatagaatatttgtttgtgtagGTTTTCTACTTTTGATTGGAGTTTCTTGTATAGGTAAGATACTTGGAGGTTGGGAAGATGTGGATGTTGAAGATGAAAATGTTAAGAATGCAGCAGTTTTTGCTGTTGAAAAGCTGAATACACAATCTAATGGGCTTTACCATCAAAAGTTAGCAGGAATTCACAAAGCTCAAAGACAG TTAGTGTCAGGTTGGAAATTCAAATTGGTGTTAGAAGTTGGTACTACGTCATGCAAAAAAAATGAGGTGACTTTTGACAATGTGAAACACTGTGAAATAAATGAGAATGAA cTGAAACAATTTTGTAATGTTGTTGTGTGGGTTCAGTTATGGAATTCTCATTTTGAACTTAAGGAATTTGAATGCAATGAGAAGATATCCAAGCCTCTTTAA